Sequence from the Carassius gibelio isolate Cgi1373 ecotype wild population from Czech Republic chromosome A7, carGib1.2-hapl.c, whole genome shotgun sequence genome:
TGAAGCTGAGGTGTCCATTATTAAGGTCTATAAGGCAGGTAGACTTCAATTCAGAAAGAGAGGGCCCACCAGGTCTGCCACACTTACCGTAACATGCATGAAGTGTCCAGCACTGCGTAAAGgtgaaagaaacacacacaaaaccagtTCAACCACAAGCAATCttgcatgacttgtcttctatcaCTGTTTAAGAATATCTCACTGGTTCATATTTTTGATCATTTCACTGACCTTTTGTTTTTGATAGTTTAATAATCAATGTGAATTTACTTCTTAGGAGTGAACTATGTGCTGATGGGCCAGGTGAATGGCGAAGGTGTTGGCATTCTGACACCATCCAGCTTTGCTCTTCAGTATAAGTCAGTGCATGACAAAGAACTGGCCAGCCTCGCAAAGAAAACATGTTGACCTCACAAGCTCACTGACCAATCACAATGGAGGAAACAAGCTGAATCCCACCTACTCTGATCTACCTTAATCATAACCTTGTCAGGCAGGGAAAGTTTAAGTCAAATAAACTAAATCCTTAATTATGAATTGCATCTTTATATACAACTAGAGGAACAATATATGAGCAAACAGTAAATATTCTAATACTAAGAGAACAGAAGATTCAGAAAGCTGTGGTATGTTATGCATCACGCCAGAACCTTTCAGACATATTCAGGGTATAAAGTACAGGGTGATTTgccattttatgtttattgtgcaTCATTAGGTCtgtttaatgcattatataaacattttgatatggcacaatgtattcattataaattataaagcTCATTTTATTAAAGATGGATGACGTGTGAATTATGAATTTATCAACCTTTAACTTTTAATCAGAAATCAGTACTGAAAAActatacaaaacatttttgttttaagtatTTGATGAGTGTATATCTCTATGATAATACTATCCCATAACTGCTAGTCATATCTAGAAGTTTGGGGTCATATATTAATGTttctaaaagaagtctcttactctcactagggctgcatttatttgattaaaaatactgaaataaaaacatataatttaaatttttttatatttaataatttattcctgtaatggcaaagctatactcagtcttcagcatcacacaaaccttcagaaatcattccaaaatgctgatttggtcctcaagaaatatttattattaagtgttgaaaatgttgtgctgcttaattttttttgtgaaaaccatgatagattctttgatgaatagaaagttaaaaaaaagtgtcacttttgatcaatttaatacatcgttgctgaataaaactattaatttcttggGTACGTACACTCTCTGTAACGAGCACTCATGTCAGGACgtgtactgtatgttttgacAACAGGGGGCAAAGAGCCACAGAGGATTTCCTCCTTGAACAAAGTGTTCCATGTCAATAGAAAACGAACAGCTGTGTTTCTCCATCAAGAGGACACTTCTATAATGAGGTGTAGTGTTTAATGTCTGCAGTGTACAGGAAAAGAGTCACAAAAAAATTTGGCTGATGGAAAATTTCTccctttatttcattttttgctTTTCACATTGAAGGTGTCTGTCCTACACTACTGgctatgtgaatatctgtgttTCACTTTTTAAAGCATGTAGATGGCCAGCAGACATACAGACATAGCGAGAGAAGGGGCGGGCTGTTTTGTGACATAAAACATCGCAGCTGCTCCTGTTTCTTAGCATTAGtcaatcactctctctctctctcacacacacacatacacacaccgatatataaatgaatatataggcGAATTCACACCGGCAGACATGGAAATGTGAACATGACATTCTTCTCTCAAAGGATTTCTCAGCTTAACATTTAACTCAAAgcacttatttttgtgattttaacacGTATCttacacacaaaataatatatttttaaaaccacacacatgtacatattcttttagaaaagaaacagacagaCCTGATTATACCATTTAAATTTATTGATCCCTAGTTTTCATCTTTTGACACAGATTGAAATAGAAGCAGTACAATAACTCTTACATATTCATATCCTCTAAATTGAAGTATTCTACTTTCACGTTCAAGCCTATATCTTAATAAATAAGATATATCAGCATGTTCTACTTAAGTAAACTATGATGATAAACTCAGTGTGCCTCCAGCATAGTTTCTGTCTTCTCCCCTGAGAACTACAAACTCTTCTAGAACTAGAATTTCTAATCAACCGGTTTTAAACCAATttttgaatattcatattttggTGTTTTCTCCAAAGCAAATATGATACAGGTTAAGTCTCTTGTACATTTGATCTGTAGAGTATAACTATATCTAAATACAGAAGTGAGGTGTTAGCATAAGCCGAGCACAAAGTTGGCAGACTTGCATGATGGCAAACAAAAGTCACGAACAGCCCAACAATGCTCTGTCAAAATTGCTGAAACCTTTGGACTTTGTAGATAACCCACCTCAATAtattaaaacaggaaaaaaatgtaCATTGGGTCCCAGTCAAGATCACAGTCCAGCGCAGACACATTAAGTCATTTATGTGCAAATCATATATTCTGTCTAGATTTTAATACTACACTTGTGCAACACagtgtaataaattatttatctCATTATACGATACAATAGTATTAAGTATGAGGCTTTCAAAACTCAAGTTATTAATGAATAACGAATGGATCCCTGTGAATGATGAAATACATAaaagactaaattaaaaaaaatatatatataatatgtcctCACAGCTATTGCAACTATTAGGCCTGCCTGACTCTTGAAATTGGAGGACAGAACAACAgagacataacatttttttttgacagtcaCAACATCTGATTCATCAATGACACCAGTTTGTAATTCACAGCAACAGAAAGACATGTTTACACATACATTCACATATATTGTTAAACCACACCAATCTCTCAGACTAAACAACCTGTCTAATTGTCAACAGGTGTTTCATTAAAGCACTTTTCACACTCTCTTAAAAGAGCACCACTTACTGAAATTAtctgattctgattggatgaaggAACATTTAACTACCCAGCAAAAAGACCAGTGACAACTCAAGGCTGTATGCAGTACAACAAAGCTGAATACAGCCAACAAGTAACACTTTCTAGAAGTTATTTATAACTATGATATAGGCTACCACAGACATTTTTGAGTAATGCATGATTACagttaacctgttttttttttttttttcaaaaatggccTTTACATGTAAAAACAGTACTTGCTGATATGTTTTTCAAACAATAGTGCCTTTCGCACTGCTTTAGTTCCAGAGCTAAATGTACAAAGCTGAAGTACTGGGACGATTTTGCGCAAACTACTTCCCAGCACCaattaaagggttgcattcgcatCAACAGTGTGTTCTAGGAAGTGACGTAAGCTGGTTGACAGCGACATAATTTTTGGGCTGCGATCTACAACGAAAGCAAAGAAGAACAACATTAataacaggaggatggaggacgctgtgatcggagctgtgtttttgttgtgtctcgcgAGTTTCACAATAAAGGATATGGAATGTCGACGTATAGCTACATTAAGCGATTGAAAGAATGGAAAGGAGGATTAAGAATCTCCAACTAGAACTGGAAGTTCTACCTTTGCTACAAGTACCTGCACTTCAGTATCAGTTCTTCTAACGCTGTTCTCCATACTTGCAAAATAAGCTGGCATATCAACGTCTACTTAGTGTGAAAACGCCAAAAattgggtagttccacaattagttctggtactatgaaaagatTCACGTGGTGCAAAAGGCCCTTATGATATGGCTTCGTCTTCGCAAAGGCCTTCAAATGTCAAGTCATAGAGAAGCGTTTACAATCAATAACAATGCATAGTTACAGTAGCTTAAAATATAGAATTTTAACTGAAATCTATGGTTACCACCTAATGCTGCCACACACGTTAAGGTCTATAATCGACAGTAATGACAGTATagagtgaaatataatgtttattaGAAACTGTGAAGGGGTGTAGTTTAGCACTACAGTGATGTAAAGCAGCATGCAAACTCCACCCCTCTCATTTCCCTTTGCTTCAAACATTTTTGGCTTATTTGTGTTTGTCTGCTTTTCCTGTTTGAAGGGTTTGTTAAAAAGAGGGAGGAAATGTAAGTGGGCAGATGAGAGGAAAAGCGATACAGTGATAGATAGACTGAGAAAAAGAATTTCAGTGATGGAAAGTGTTTCAATATAAGGTGTCCCAGTAAAAGCTCAATCATGCACCCCTCTTGAGTGAAACTTATGTGAACTTTCTGGAAAGTTCACTCAACAATACAGTCCCTGGGGAGCAAACGTGGCAGAGTTAGCTTGCTGATTACAGAGTAGCGAGGACTTTGACACTTGACAGCAAAAAACAGTCTAACTCCAACGTCCTTACAATAAAACCTGCTGAAACATTCACAGTTTTTGTCAATTAATGcctattgtgcactttttttttcctgtggcaATATcaaacttaaagctgcggtaggtaactttagacgctctagcggttaataaacagaactgcttgcgtcttgcggaagaacatcgtagccggaactacttctctctgtttatgtctatgaagaatcacaaaggtactgggttactccgccgcggtacccccgaagcaatctaaaatagtccgaatataaacacttattataggggcaccctagtgattcaggacaagctaaaaacacggtttggaaaatggattcatggtgtactcgcttattatataaatttttctacattttgaacacaaagttacagaccgcagctctgattggttgatttcttaccgggagcggtcagtaactgcaaatggcaataggaccactgggaggagccagaggagcttgattttttcacagattatctgtctcatattctactgtcaggacaaaatgacaggtttaacaaatatgagaaaaatatatttttacaaaagttacctactgcagctttaatgggacagttcacccaaaatgaaaatgatgtcatcatttacacaccttaATTTCATTACAAACCTTTCTTTCTTATGTGGAAAGCAAAAGGCTTAAGATTGGATCCCTTCATCGTACAAAGTGAAGAAGACTTTGAATATACCAGTGTATTCATATGGTTTAATTTCATGTTGGCCTTTATGTCCTTCTTAGAGCTTGAAAGTTCTGGGTCCTattcaaaaatattcaaatatcttgtgtttttgcaaaagaaagaaagccaGATGAattttgaaacaacttgaggttcAGTAATAATGacaattatcatttttgggtgactgaTCCATTTTATAAGTGACACTGcagtaataattaaaacattattcaaaacatAAAATCCAAAACAAGAACTTTAATCCTGAGCAGCATGCAGTGCATCCTAATGTCCCTTTATCTTTTTTTGCTCTGGTTGGTAGATCTGATATGCCTGCCAACCAAACCAGGCTATGACACATGCTATGCACCCCTGCAGGAGCACCATGACCCCATAGGTGGACCAGAGTGTTGGTCCAGGAAGCCTAGGTGGCGTTGCAGATGAAAGtaccaaagttgggttgagaagCAGGTCCCACATCTCCACTTTGATCATTTGCAGCTCGTCCAGTATCGACAGGAACGTGCAGCAATGGAACCACTGATGGCTGTGACCCCAGATATCAAAGATCCCAGGAGAAAAACGTTCTGGGATCTTACTGATATTGAAGATGGCAGATACCACCAGCCAAAAGCAATGACGGTAGAAGAAGGCAGCCATGGTGGAGAACAGATGAGGGGAGGAGGATGACGGCGAGCTCACGGAGAGACGGTAGAAGACAGGAGTAGAGGAGATGAAAAACGGAAGGAGGAAGACAAGGGTGCGGACAGCATAGCGGTACTTCCGCCAGCACTGTCTGGTGTTACAGCAGGTGATGACGCATATGATAGCGATCAGACAGGAGGAGGGGATGTAGAGGCTTTCAAAGAACTGTTGGACCTGAGTGTgaaaagatgcagagagccaaGACTCTTCATCAGCGTTCAGGCTCTTTCTTTGAGTAGAGTTCTGTCCCTCAAATCCAATCTCTGGTATTCctgcttgaggatggatgtagtAGTAATACGCTAGTGAAGAACCCACTGTATACGCACTAATAGTCCCATAGTCCACAAAGAAACAGATTTCACGAATGATGAGTGACATGGAGTTGAGGAGATGAGCCAGACTGCTGCCTAGCAGCAGGTACAACACTCCCAGGAAGTAGTTCCAGAAAGGGTAGAAAAAAGGATTGCTAGGTTCAGGTGCTCCTTCCCATGTGAAAACCTCCAGAAAGTGATAGGTGAACACAAAGATGGGGAGGAAGTGTGTCCAGAAGTTTCCGGTCTCATTGGTGGGACGAAAAGCAGAGGCTAGGCACTCCCGTAGACTGTAGTTGGGGAAACGATAACCAGACAGAATGAAGTTCTCAGTCACTTTTGGTGGAACTTCAGTGTGACGTAGTAATGGAAGTGACCACATGACTGGACCGAAAGATCAATTCACAGAGTAGCGTAAAAAATATCTCCTGATCTTAGAATCATTGTTGAATTAGATTCACTGACTGATAACATGTATGTAGCCCTACGATGTTGTAGGTAGTCGTTACATAACTAGTATTACTTAGAGAAGGCTTGACTTTCAAACTCGATGACATCACAGAGAtacaaatgtcattttaataatcCTTTAGAAGCTTTTATGGAGTTCAAGCGCAGATTTCAGATGGCAAAGGCAAATCCCATGGCTTAATACAAATCCCATCAGCGTGTACTGAAATGACTGTGGTTTTAGCTCAAATAAATAATCCTGCTGTTGCAAGTGCAAAGGTCAATGGATCCAGTGTCCCTTTTCCCCCGTTTCCTCAAGTCTTTAGAGTTATCGACATGGTAGATTCTACTAAAAACAATtacgatttaaaaaataaataaataataaataaataaagcaatcgAAGAGGATGCTTCTTTATCACTGTTCAAGTCTTCCAGGGCCGTGACGTTCATGTCATCTGAGGTCCACACGACCTCGGTCACACATGCGAGTAAACAGGGAGCTGTTTTTCAGTGCGGAAAGTCTCTTTTGCTTCTCACTGCGGCTGCATCTCCCGCATTAAAGCTTTTGAAAGTAGGTCAT
This genomic interval carries:
- the LOC128017722 gene encoding membrane progesterone receptor epsilon-like, yielding MWSLPLLRHTEVPPKVTENFILSGYRFPNYSLRECLASAFRPTNETGNFWTHFLPIFVFTYHFLEVFTWEGAPEPSNPFFYPFWNYFLGVLYLLLGSSLAHLLNSMSLIIREICFFVDYGTISAYTVGSSLAYYYYIHPQAGIPEIGFEGQNSTQRKSLNADEESWLSASFHTQVQQFFESLYIPSSCLIAIICVITCCNTRQCWRKYRYAVRTLVFLLPFFISSTPVFYRLSVSSPSSSSPHLFSTMAAFFYRHCFWLVVSAIFNISKIPERFSPGIFDIWGHSHQWFHCCTFLSILDELQMIKVEMWDLLLNPTLVLSSATPPRLPGPTLWSTYGVMVLLQGCIACVIAWFGWQAYQIYQPEQKKIKGH